The Coregonus clupeaformis isolate EN_2021a chromosome 18, ASM2061545v1, whole genome shotgun sequence genome has a segment encoding these proteins:
- the LOC121530920 gene encoding rab5 GDP/GTP exchange factor, which translates to MAAEQQRGIRVTQAELLCKDACGYYGNPAWQGFCSKCWRERTRKEEAVRQETGPHNDAGSPLTFSKFEEKKNMEKGRKVNTMRRLFWGGPSPPKRPESSEGQAATLKAYQSIEPGDFTSFLKLLRNPSSQRLQSRCTAFLNTMEAYHGLPVQKQSDLVQDFYQNIAVHFSSLSEVQVSQMMEHIEKLIMTRLHKWVFCHDSCDDEVKDLALQRRIRSLNWVTPHMLRVPFPDERAEVVSDPFLPAITAIIEMDAKRAPQDKLTCICKCSQNVFQALSTSNSEPANADDFLSGLIYVVLKANPPRLHSNMQYVIRFGLPHSLMAGESGYYFTNLCCAVAFIEKLDGPALNLSPEEFEGYMQGRRAPSKRGSERQKMARETQDQLEDLKGRQEKVDQGMNALKEQLQHWVQSVQAQIDEVTSQSALAQEEIKAQSELFQSHSLSILTQADDVKDQSVLLLEGKESNNNTCLTETEC; encoded by the exons ATGGCGGCGGAGCAGCAAAGAGGGATCCGAGTCACTCAAGCAGAGCTTCTCTGCAAGGATGCGTGTGGTTATTATGGTAACCCTGCATGGCAGGGCTTTTGCTCCAAGTGCTGGCGAGAACGAACCCGCAAAGAAGAGGCTGTCAGGCAGGAGACTGG GCCCCACAATGATGCAGGTTCTCCCCTCACCTTTTCCAAATTTGAGGAGAAGAAGAATATGGAGAAGGGTCGCAAAGTTAACACGATGAGGAGGCTCTTCTGGGGTGGACCGTCCCCTCCTAAACGCCCAG AGTCTTCAGAGGGCCAGGCGGCTACATTAAAAGCCTATCAGAGCATTGAGCCAGGGGACTTTACCAGCTTCCTGAAGCTGCTGAGGAACCCATCCTCTCAGCGTCTGCAGTCCCGTTGCACCGCTTTCCTCAACACCATGGAGGCTTACCAT GGCCTGCCAGTGCAGAAGCAATCTGACCTTGTTCAAGACTTTTACCAGAACATCGCTGTGCATTTCAGTA GTCTGTCAGAGGTTCAGGTCTCTCAGATGATGGAGCACATTGAGAAGCTGATCATGACGCGTCTGCATAAGTGGGTGTTCTGCCATGACAGCTGTGACGATGAAGTGAAAGACTTGGCACTCCAGAGGAGGATACG GTCCTTAAACTGGGTCACCCCCCACATGCTGAGGGTGCCTTTCCCTGATGAGAGGGCCGAGGTTGTCAGCGATCCCTTTCTACCTGCTATAACAG CCATAATCGAGATGGATGCCAAGCGAGCGCCACAGGACAAGCTTACATGCATATGTAAGTGCAGTCAGAATGTCTTCCAGGCTCTCTCCACTTCTAATAGTGAGCCAGCAAATGCTGACGACTTCCTGTCTGGCCTGATTTACGTGGTACTAAAGGCCAACCCACCCCGGCTTCACTCCAACATGCAGTATGTGATCCGCTTCGGCCTACCACACAGCCTGATGGCAGGAGAGAGTGGCTACTACTTCACCAATTTG TGTTGCGCAGTGGCCTTCATTGAGAAGCTGGATGGACCAGCACTCAACCTTAGCCCAGAGGAGTTTGAGGGGTACATGCAGGGTCGCCGTGCTCCCTCCAAGAGGGGCAGTGAGAGGCAAAAGATGGCCAGGGAGACGCAAGACCAACTAGAGGACCTGAAGGGCCGACAGGAGAAGGTGGACCAAGGAATGAACGCCCTCAAAGAGCAGTTACAGCATTGGGTACAGTCAGTCCAGGCACAGATAGATGAGGTAACATCCCAGTCTGCTCTGGCACAAGAAGAAATTAAAGCCCAGTCAGAGTTATTTCAAAGCCATTCTCTCTCTATTCTAACACAGGCAGATGATGTCAAAGACCAGTCAGTGCTGTTGCTAGAGGGTAAAGAGTCCAACAACAACACTTGTCTAACAGAGACTGAGTGTTAG